One Shewanella sp. MR-4 DNA window includes the following coding sequences:
- the leuB gene encoding 3-isopropylmalate dehydrogenase, which translates to MSYQIAVLAGDGIGPEVMAEARKVLKAVEARFGLNIEYTEYDVGGIAIDNHGCPLPEATLKGCEAADAILFGSVGGPKWEKLPPNEQPERGALLPLRGHFELFCNLRPAKLHDGLEHMSPLRSDISARGFDVLCVRELTGGIYFGKPKGRQGEGESEEAFDTMRYSRREIARIARIAFEAARGRRKKVTSVDKANVLACSVLWRQVVEEVAVDFPDVKLEHIYIDNATMQLLRRPDEFDVMLCSNLFGDILSDEIAMLTGSMGLLSSASMNSTGFGLFEPAGGSAPDIAGKGIANPIAQILSAALMLRHSLKQEEAASAIERAVSKALNSGYLTGELLSSDQRHKAKSTVEMGDFIADAVKAGV; encoded by the coding sequence ATGAGTTATCAAATTGCAGTATTAGCCGGGGATGGTATTGGGCCAGAAGTGATGGCCGAGGCGCGTAAGGTGTTAAAGGCGGTTGAGGCGCGTTTTGGCCTTAACATTGAATACACTGAATATGATGTCGGCGGTATCGCCATTGACAATCATGGTTGTCCTTTGCCTGAGGCAACACTGAAGGGCTGCGAGGCGGCCGATGCCATTCTGTTCGGTTCAGTCGGTGGTCCTAAATGGGAAAAACTGCCGCCCAATGAACAACCCGAGCGTGGTGCTCTGTTGCCGCTACGGGGTCACTTCGAACTGTTTTGTAACCTGCGTCCCGCTAAATTGCATGATGGTTTAGAACATATGTCACCGCTGCGCAGCGATATTTCAGCTAGAGGCTTCGATGTTCTCTGCGTGCGTGAGTTAACGGGTGGGATCTACTTTGGTAAACCTAAGGGTCGCCAAGGTGAAGGTGAGAGTGAAGAAGCCTTCGATACCATGCGTTACAGCCGCCGTGAGATTGCCCGTATCGCCCGCATCGCCTTTGAAGCCGCCCGCGGCCGCCGTAAAAAAGTCACTTCGGTCGACAAGGCAAACGTTTTAGCTTGCTCGGTACTGTGGCGCCAAGTGGTAGAAGAAGTGGCGGTGGACTTCCCCGATGTTAAACTGGAACACATCTATATCGACAACGCGACCATGCAGTTGCTGCGCCGCCCCGATGAGTTTGACGTGATGCTGTGCTCTAACTTGTTTGGCGACATTCTATCGGATGAAATCGCCATGTTGACAGGCTCCATGGGCTTGTTGTCTTCGGCGAGTATGAATAGCACTGGCTTTGGTTTGTTTGAACCCGCTGGTGGTAGCGCGCCGGATATCGCGGGTAAGGGCATCGCTAACCCGATTGCACAAATTCTGTCGGCGGCACTAATGCTGCGCCACAGCTTAAAGCAAGAAGAGGCGGCAAGCGCGATCGAACGTGCAGTGAGTAAAGCGCTGAATTCTGGTTATTTAACTGGTGAGCTATTAAGTAGCGACCAACGCCATAAGGCCAAATCGACAGTCGAAATGGGCGACTTTATCGCCGATGCAGTTAAGGCAGGTGTGTAA